The following are encoded together in the Oncorhynchus kisutch isolate 150728-3 linkage group LG8, Okis_V2, whole genome shotgun sequence genome:
- the LOC109895439 gene encoding cartilage intermediate layer protein 1 isoform X1, which produces MCCLSTWALLLALGVTTTAQGTWRRDSLRAARQKNPAVYHSEDNYEWTTWFNVDHPGGRGDYEQLDAIRFYYRARVCDAPRALEARTTDWISARNTGEKIHADPNLGFWCANAEQAPGRNCSNYAVRFLCPKGQSGNIGSEGSQDAWGPWSDWSHCSAKCGQVAMQVRSRKCQSQPKQWDKQCSGPTMEGRACKGPECPGTGCTLHCEMGRMNAECDACMCQDHIILGSVRSAGGLPAPGATILRFGPSSKLLTLTDHNGHFRIPGICPDGNATLTVQLRNHAPHTVTVPHSTEHTSVLSIMLKRAEKLHVVKNPENKARREGQTAALCCKVGGSPEPEEYQWFHNGSLLDRKQLNYDSTLVLRNLSMEQTGEYYCRASNQAGAIKSKPAIVTVLGKDQPSCNPKPESYLIRLPHDCYQNSSDSLYYDVGKCLSGTCAGQLDNGIRCKDSVAYCCGVAKMEEKQLKCQGYELPTMVVTGCGCQKCVETRVIVRGRAVAADTGEPMRFGHVYINGARVSRTGYKGTFSIQVPHDTERLVMTFVDNMDKFINTTKVLPFNTKGGAVYHEIKLLRKKEPVTISSTELNTLQLGEVEGQDPIAEIQIPPNSFYKQSGEVFVGNVKASITFLDARDVSTAAAAQSDLNFVGDEGDTLPLRTYGMFSVDFRDEEAGEPLNAGEVKVKMDSTQVKMPEHLDTMKLWSLNPDTGMWEEEGSFQMEKKQRGKREERTFLIGNMEIRERRLFNLDVPENRRCYIKVRGFRSDRFMASEQVEGVVVTLINMEPTAGYSSNPRAWGRFDSVITGPNGACLPAFCDDQKADAYSAHVMANMGGEELEAVPSAPKFNPNIIGVPQPYLGKLNYRRSDHNDPRLKKTAFSINVAKPSPNTAEELNGPVYSFDQLKECEEAPFTAGHFRFTRVEGDRYDYNTVPFNEDDPMSWTEDYLSWWPKPMEYRACYVKVKINGPHEINMRSRNQGGTHPKTVGQLYGLRDTRSIRDMDQSTVSAVCLEFKCSGMLYDQDRVDRTLVKVIPQGSCKRDNVNSMLQEYLINHLPLAVNNDTNEFTMLAPLDPLGHNYGIYTVTDQDPRTAKEIALGRCFDGTSDGTSRVMKSNEGVALTFTCGNREVTRQSVFQALQNSPGQSSARAVRDGRGRKQRAGANALRNSRRRSTRNPTDTRTSG; this is translated from the exons ATGTGCTGCCTGTCAACATGGGCTCTCCTCCTAGCTCTGGGAGTCACCACTACTGCACAAG gaacatggaggagagacagtTTGAGAGCTGCGAGACAAAAAAACCCTGCAGTGTACCACTCTGAAG ATAACTATGAGTGGACCACTTGGTTCAACGTGGACCACCCTGGAGGTCGAGGAGACTATGAGCAGTTGGATGCTATCCGTTTCTACTACCGTGCGCGGGTGTGTGACGCCCCCCGGGCCCTGGAGGCTCGCACCACTGACTGGATCTCCGCTCGCAACACGGGGGAGAAGATCCACGCAGACCCTAACCTGGGCTTCTGGTGCGCCAACGCTGAGCAGGCCCCTGGCCGCAACTGCTCCAACTACGCTGTGCGCTTCCTGTGCCCTAAAGGTCAGTCTG GCAACATTGGGTCAGAAGGCTCTCAGGATGCCTGGGGTCCTTGGTCAGACTGGAGCCATTGCTCTGCCAAGTGTGGTCAGGTGGCAATGCAGGTGCGCTCCAGGAAATGCCAGTCCCAGCCTAAGCAGTGGGATAAGCAGTGCAGCGGACCTACAATGGAGGGTAGAGCCTGCAAAGGACCTGAATGCCCTGGGACTG GTTGCACACTGCACTGTGAGATGGGTAGGATGAATGCGGAGTGTGACGCCTGCATGTGTCAGGACCACATTATACTGGGCTCTGTCCGCAGTGCTGGAGGTCTCCCTGCCCCAGGGGCCACCATCCTCCGCTTCGGCCCCAGCTCCAAACTCCTCACCCTCACTGACCACAATGGACACTTCCGCATCCCAGGGATCTGTCCCGACGGCAACGCCACACTTACCGTCCAGCTGCGGAACCATGCCCCTCACACAGTCACTGTGCCCCACAGCACCGAACACACCTCTGTCCTCAGTATCATGCTGAAAAGAGCAG AGAAGCTCCATGTGGTAAAGAACCCTGAGAACAAGGCAAGAAGAGAGGGCCAGACAGCTGCTCTCTGCTGCAAAGTGGGTGGATCACCAGAGCCAGAAGAGTACCAGTG GTTTCACAACGGCAGCCTGCTGGACAGGAAGCAGCTGAACTATGACAGCACGCTGGTCTTAAGAAACCTGAGCATGGAGCAGACTGGGGAGTACTACTGCAGAGCCAGCAACCAGGCTGGGGCCATCAAGTCCAAACCAGCCATAGTCACAGTCTTAG GTAAAGATCAACCTTCATGTAACCCCAAACCCGAATCCTACCTTATTCGCTTACCTCATGACTGCTATCAAAACAGCTCGGACTCACTCTATTACGACGTAGGAAAGTGCCTCTCAGGAACTTGTGCAGGACAGCTGGACAATGGAATCAGGTGCAAAGACTCAGTGGCATACTGCTGTGGGGTGGCAAAGATGGAGGAGAAACAACTGAAATGCCAGGGCTATGAACTCCCCACCATGGTGGTGACCGGATGTGGCTGTCAGAAGTGTGTGGAGACCAGAGTCATTGTGCGTGGGCGGGCTGTGGCCGCAGACACTGGGGAGCCCATGAGATTTGGTCACGTGTACATCAATGGAGCCAGAGTCAGCCGAACAGGCTACAAAGGCACCTTCTCCATCCAGGTCCCCCATGACACTGAGAGGCTGGTGATGACCTTTGTGGACAACATGGATAAGTTCATCAACACCACCAAGGTTCTTCCATTCAACACCAAAGGGGGTGCAGTCTACCATGAGATCAAGCTTTTGAGGAAGAAGGAACCAGTGACCATCAGCTCAACAGAGCTCAACACTCTTCAGCTGGGAGAGGTGGAAGGCCAGGATCCTATTGCTGAGATCCAGATCCCACCCAACTCCTTCTACAAGCAGAGTGGAGAAGTATTTGTGGGTAATGTGAAGGCTAGCATCACTTTTCTGGACGCTAGAGACGTGTCCACAGCAGCAGCCGCACAGAGTGACCTCAACTTCGTAGGAGATGAGGGTGACACCTTGCCCCTAAGAACCTATGGTATGTTCTCAGTTGACTTCAGGGACGAGGAGGCCGGAGAACCACTGAACGCCGGAGAGGTGAAGGTGAAAATGGATTCAACACAGGTGAAAATGCCTGAGCACCTGGACACCATGAAGCTGTGGTCCTTGAACCCCGACACAGGCatgtgggaggaggaggggagcttCCAGATGGAGAAGAAGCAACGTGGTAAAAGGGAAGAGAGGACCTTCCTCATTGGGAACATGGAGatcagagagaggaggctgtttaACCTGGACGTCCCAGAGAACAGGAGGTGTTACATCAAGGTGCGAGGCTTCCGCAGCGATCGCTTCATGGCCAGCGAGCAGGTAGAGGGAGTGGTGGTGACCCTGATCAACATGGAGCCCACTGCAGGTTACTCCTCCAACCCTCGTGCCTGGGGACGCTTTGACAGCGTAATCACTGGCCCCAAtggtgcctgtctgcctgccttctGCGACGACCAGAAAGCTGACGCATATTCTGCCCATGTCATGGCCAACATGGGAGGAGAAGAACTCGAGGCAGTCCCATCTGCTCCTAAGTTTAACCCCAACATCATTGGAGTCCCTCAGCCATACCTGGGCAAGCTGAACTACAGACGGTCAGACCACAATGACCCCAGGTTAAAGAAGACAGCCTTCAGCATCAATGTGGCCAAGCCCAGCCCAAACACAGCTGAAGAGCTCAACGGACCAGTGTACTCATTTGACCAACTGAAAGAGTGTGAGGAAGCCCCATTTACTGCAGGCCACTTCCGCTTCACCAGAGTGGAGGGAGATCGCTACGACTACAACACAGTGCCTTTCAACGAAGACGATCCTATGAGCTGGACAGAAGACTACCTGAGCTGGTGGCCCAAGCCCATGGAGTACCGAGCCTGCTATGTCAAGGTCAAGATCAATGGTCCCCATGAGATCAACATGCGCTCCCGAAACCAGGGCGGCACTCACCCAAAGACCGTTGGCCAACTGTATGGCCTCCGCGACACCCGCAGCATCCGCGACATGGACCAGTCCACTGTCTCTGCTGTGTGCCTGGAGTTCAAGTGCAGCGGCATGCTCTACGACCAGGACCGAGTGGACCGCACTCTGGTGAAGGTGATCCCTCAGGGCAGCTGTAAGAGGGACAATGTTAACTCCATGCTTCAAGAGTACCTAATTAATCACCTGCCTCTAGCCGTCAACAACGACACCAATGAGTTCACAATGCTGGCACCACTGGACCCTCTGGGCCACAACTATGGCATCTACACAGTGACAGACCAGGACCCCCGCACAGCTAAAGAGATAGCACTGGGACGCTGCTTTGATGGCACTTCTGACGGCACTTCCCGTGTCATGAAGAGCAACGAGGGAGTGGCACTTACCTTTACCTGTGGCAACCGTGAGGTGACCCGTCAAAGCGTGTTCCAGGCTCTGCAGAACTCCCCCGGGCAGTCTTCGGCGAGGGCAGTGAGGGATGGCCGAGGCAGGAAGCAGAGAGCAGGAGCCAATGCACTCCGCAACAGCCGTAGACGCAGTACTCGGAATCCCACTGACACACGCACCTCAGGCTAA
- the LOC109895439 gene encoding cartilage intermediate layer protein 1 isoform X2: MCCLSTWALLLALGVTTTAQGTWRRDSLRAARQKNPAVYHSEDNYEWTTWFNVDHPGGRGDYEQLDAIRFYYRARVCDAPRALEARTTDWISARNTGEKIHADPNLGFWCANAEQAPGRNCSNYAVRFLCPKGNIGSEGSQDAWGPWSDWSHCSAKCGQVAMQVRSRKCQSQPKQWDKQCSGPTMEGRACKGPECPGTGCTLHCEMGRMNAECDACMCQDHIILGSVRSAGGLPAPGATILRFGPSSKLLTLTDHNGHFRIPGICPDGNATLTVQLRNHAPHTVTVPHSTEHTSVLSIMLKRAEKLHVVKNPENKARREGQTAALCCKVGGSPEPEEYQWFHNGSLLDRKQLNYDSTLVLRNLSMEQTGEYYCRASNQAGAIKSKPAIVTVLGKDQPSCNPKPESYLIRLPHDCYQNSSDSLYYDVGKCLSGTCAGQLDNGIRCKDSVAYCCGVAKMEEKQLKCQGYELPTMVVTGCGCQKCVETRVIVRGRAVAADTGEPMRFGHVYINGARVSRTGYKGTFSIQVPHDTERLVMTFVDNMDKFINTTKVLPFNTKGGAVYHEIKLLRKKEPVTISSTELNTLQLGEVEGQDPIAEIQIPPNSFYKQSGEVFVGNVKASITFLDARDVSTAAAAQSDLNFVGDEGDTLPLRTYGMFSVDFRDEEAGEPLNAGEVKVKMDSTQVKMPEHLDTMKLWSLNPDTGMWEEEGSFQMEKKQRGKREERTFLIGNMEIRERRLFNLDVPENRRCYIKVRGFRSDRFMASEQVEGVVVTLINMEPTAGYSSNPRAWGRFDSVITGPNGACLPAFCDDQKADAYSAHVMANMGGEELEAVPSAPKFNPNIIGVPQPYLGKLNYRRSDHNDPRLKKTAFSINVAKPSPNTAEELNGPVYSFDQLKECEEAPFTAGHFRFTRVEGDRYDYNTVPFNEDDPMSWTEDYLSWWPKPMEYRACYVKVKINGPHEINMRSRNQGGTHPKTVGQLYGLRDTRSIRDMDQSTVSAVCLEFKCSGMLYDQDRVDRTLVKVIPQGSCKRDNVNSMLQEYLINHLPLAVNNDTNEFTMLAPLDPLGHNYGIYTVTDQDPRTAKEIALGRCFDGTSDGTSRVMKSNEGVALTFTCGNREVTRQSVFQALQNSPGQSSARAVRDGRGRKQRAGANALRNSRRRSTRNPTDTRTSG, translated from the exons ATGTGCTGCCTGTCAACATGGGCTCTCCTCCTAGCTCTGGGAGTCACCACTACTGCACAAG gaacatggaggagagacagtTTGAGAGCTGCGAGACAAAAAAACCCTGCAGTGTACCACTCTGAAG ATAACTATGAGTGGACCACTTGGTTCAACGTGGACCACCCTGGAGGTCGAGGAGACTATGAGCAGTTGGATGCTATCCGTTTCTACTACCGTGCGCGGGTGTGTGACGCCCCCCGGGCCCTGGAGGCTCGCACCACTGACTGGATCTCCGCTCGCAACACGGGGGAGAAGATCCACGCAGACCCTAACCTGGGCTTCTGGTGCGCCAACGCTGAGCAGGCCCCTGGCCGCAACTGCTCCAACTACGCTGTGCGCTTCCTGTGCCCTAAAG GCAACATTGGGTCAGAAGGCTCTCAGGATGCCTGGGGTCCTTGGTCAGACTGGAGCCATTGCTCTGCCAAGTGTGGTCAGGTGGCAATGCAGGTGCGCTCCAGGAAATGCCAGTCCCAGCCTAAGCAGTGGGATAAGCAGTGCAGCGGACCTACAATGGAGGGTAGAGCCTGCAAAGGACCTGAATGCCCTGGGACTG GTTGCACACTGCACTGTGAGATGGGTAGGATGAATGCGGAGTGTGACGCCTGCATGTGTCAGGACCACATTATACTGGGCTCTGTCCGCAGTGCTGGAGGTCTCCCTGCCCCAGGGGCCACCATCCTCCGCTTCGGCCCCAGCTCCAAACTCCTCACCCTCACTGACCACAATGGACACTTCCGCATCCCAGGGATCTGTCCCGACGGCAACGCCACACTTACCGTCCAGCTGCGGAACCATGCCCCTCACACAGTCACTGTGCCCCACAGCACCGAACACACCTCTGTCCTCAGTATCATGCTGAAAAGAGCAG AGAAGCTCCATGTGGTAAAGAACCCTGAGAACAAGGCAAGAAGAGAGGGCCAGACAGCTGCTCTCTGCTGCAAAGTGGGTGGATCACCAGAGCCAGAAGAGTACCAGTG GTTTCACAACGGCAGCCTGCTGGACAGGAAGCAGCTGAACTATGACAGCACGCTGGTCTTAAGAAACCTGAGCATGGAGCAGACTGGGGAGTACTACTGCAGAGCCAGCAACCAGGCTGGGGCCATCAAGTCCAAACCAGCCATAGTCACAGTCTTAG GTAAAGATCAACCTTCATGTAACCCCAAACCCGAATCCTACCTTATTCGCTTACCTCATGACTGCTATCAAAACAGCTCGGACTCACTCTATTACGACGTAGGAAAGTGCCTCTCAGGAACTTGTGCAGGACAGCTGGACAATGGAATCAGGTGCAAAGACTCAGTGGCATACTGCTGTGGGGTGGCAAAGATGGAGGAGAAACAACTGAAATGCCAGGGCTATGAACTCCCCACCATGGTGGTGACCGGATGTGGCTGTCAGAAGTGTGTGGAGACCAGAGTCATTGTGCGTGGGCGGGCTGTGGCCGCAGACACTGGGGAGCCCATGAGATTTGGTCACGTGTACATCAATGGAGCCAGAGTCAGCCGAACAGGCTACAAAGGCACCTTCTCCATCCAGGTCCCCCATGACACTGAGAGGCTGGTGATGACCTTTGTGGACAACATGGATAAGTTCATCAACACCACCAAGGTTCTTCCATTCAACACCAAAGGGGGTGCAGTCTACCATGAGATCAAGCTTTTGAGGAAGAAGGAACCAGTGACCATCAGCTCAACAGAGCTCAACACTCTTCAGCTGGGAGAGGTGGAAGGCCAGGATCCTATTGCTGAGATCCAGATCCCACCCAACTCCTTCTACAAGCAGAGTGGAGAAGTATTTGTGGGTAATGTGAAGGCTAGCATCACTTTTCTGGACGCTAGAGACGTGTCCACAGCAGCAGCCGCACAGAGTGACCTCAACTTCGTAGGAGATGAGGGTGACACCTTGCCCCTAAGAACCTATGGTATGTTCTCAGTTGACTTCAGGGACGAGGAGGCCGGAGAACCACTGAACGCCGGAGAGGTGAAGGTGAAAATGGATTCAACACAGGTGAAAATGCCTGAGCACCTGGACACCATGAAGCTGTGGTCCTTGAACCCCGACACAGGCatgtgggaggaggaggggagcttCCAGATGGAGAAGAAGCAACGTGGTAAAAGGGAAGAGAGGACCTTCCTCATTGGGAACATGGAGatcagagagaggaggctgtttaACCTGGACGTCCCAGAGAACAGGAGGTGTTACATCAAGGTGCGAGGCTTCCGCAGCGATCGCTTCATGGCCAGCGAGCAGGTAGAGGGAGTGGTGGTGACCCTGATCAACATGGAGCCCACTGCAGGTTACTCCTCCAACCCTCGTGCCTGGGGACGCTTTGACAGCGTAATCACTGGCCCCAAtggtgcctgtctgcctgccttctGCGACGACCAGAAAGCTGACGCATATTCTGCCCATGTCATGGCCAACATGGGAGGAGAAGAACTCGAGGCAGTCCCATCTGCTCCTAAGTTTAACCCCAACATCATTGGAGTCCCTCAGCCATACCTGGGCAAGCTGAACTACAGACGGTCAGACCACAATGACCCCAGGTTAAAGAAGACAGCCTTCAGCATCAATGTGGCCAAGCCCAGCCCAAACACAGCTGAAGAGCTCAACGGACCAGTGTACTCATTTGACCAACTGAAAGAGTGTGAGGAAGCCCCATTTACTGCAGGCCACTTCCGCTTCACCAGAGTGGAGGGAGATCGCTACGACTACAACACAGTGCCTTTCAACGAAGACGATCCTATGAGCTGGACAGAAGACTACCTGAGCTGGTGGCCCAAGCCCATGGAGTACCGAGCCTGCTATGTCAAGGTCAAGATCAATGGTCCCCATGAGATCAACATGCGCTCCCGAAACCAGGGCGGCACTCACCCAAAGACCGTTGGCCAACTGTATGGCCTCCGCGACACCCGCAGCATCCGCGACATGGACCAGTCCACTGTCTCTGCTGTGTGCCTGGAGTTCAAGTGCAGCGGCATGCTCTACGACCAGGACCGAGTGGACCGCACTCTGGTGAAGGTGATCCCTCAGGGCAGCTGTAAGAGGGACAATGTTAACTCCATGCTTCAAGAGTACCTAATTAATCACCTGCCTCTAGCCGTCAACAACGACACCAATGAGTTCACAATGCTGGCACCACTGGACCCTCTGGGCCACAACTATGGCATCTACACAGTGACAGACCAGGACCCCCGCACAGCTAAAGAGATAGCACTGGGACGCTGCTTTGATGGCACTTCTGACGGCACTTCCCGTGTCATGAAGAGCAACGAGGGAGTGGCACTTACCTTTACCTGTGGCAACCGTGAGGTGACCCGTCAAAGCGTGTTCCAGGCTCTGCAGAACTCCCCCGGGCAGTCTTCGGCGAGGGCAGTGAGGGATGGCCGAGGCAGGAAGCAGAGAGCAGGAGCCAATGCACTCCGCAACAGCCGTAGACGCAGTACTCGGAATCCCACTGACACACGCACCTCAGGCTAA